One stretch of Asterias rubens chromosome 8 unlocalized genomic scaffold, eAstRub1.3 super_scaffold_89, whole genome shotgun sequence DNA includes these proteins:
- the LOC117305581 gene encoding squamous cell carcinoma antigen recognized by T-cells 3-like, translating into MEATKYDAKLEKSKLFVSGLPRSATNQTLLEIFKKYGPVKEVRVVTHRSSISKGLAFVQFEKESDASRAVFGEDNTIQDGHTINVAISNPPKRNPKKELLTNPSQSKTGHTESMQDNKKAAQDKLQKESLNPELTQNETSDKMQDKTSIPKATEDKACTTCWINSRY; encoded by the exons atggaggcaacgaag TATGATGCAAAGTTGGAGAAAAGTAAGCTATTTGTGTCAGGGTTGCCACGATCTGCTACCAATCAGACGTTATTAGAAATCTTCAAAAAG TATGGACCAGTGAAGGAAGTCAGGGTTGTAACCCATCGAAGCAGCATCTCTAAAGGTCTTGCATTTGTGcaatttgaaaaagag agTGATGCATCACGAGCTGTCTTTGGTGAGGATAACACCATTCAAGATGGGCATACCATCAATGTTGCAATCAGTAATCCACCCAAGAGAAACCCAAAGAAGGAATTGCTAACCAATCCATCACAAAGCAAGACGGGTCATACTGAGTCGATGCAAGACAATAAAAAGGCTGCCCAAGATAAACTGCAAAAGGAGTCATTGAATCCTGAACTAACACAAAATGAGACTTCTGACAAAATGCAAGATAAGACATCCATTCCTAAAGCAACGGAAGACAAAGCATGCACAACCTGCTGGATCAACTCAAGATATTGA